The Pelistega ratti genome window below encodes:
- a CDS encoding Dyp-type peroxidase gives MATPQSGIIPDHTKSGIFIEADFQTKDLDTIKQACIQSLKALHDLQQQYPEAVLGLTIAFGDQAWKAFNHPEEGKELKPFRPLGNGLAPATQHDLLIHIQSMRQDVSFALALDVIEIFGDRITVADETHGFRWVEERGLDGFIDGTENPQGEEKITQVGIIDQDQVDAGGSYVLIQKYLHDLKKWNNIPIQNQEASVGRSKKENIEFAKEVRLPSSHLGRVNIKEDGKGLKIVRRSLPFGTASGEHGLLFCAYCARLYNIEAQLLNMFGETDGKVDLLLTHLSQAISGAYYFAPSLERLQNL, from the coding sequence ATGGCAACTCCTCAAAGCGGTATTATCCCTGATCATACTAAATCAGGTATCTTTATTGAAGCAGATTTTCAAACAAAAGACTTAGATACTATTAAACAAGCCTGTATCCAAAGCCTAAAAGCGCTTCATGATTTACAACAACAATATCCCGAAGCAGTGCTAGGATTAACGATTGCTTTTGGTGATCAAGCATGGAAAGCCTTTAACCATCCAGAAGAAGGGAAAGAACTAAAACCTTTCCGCCCACTAGGAAATGGCTTAGCTCCTGCCACACAACATGATTTACTGATTCATATTCAATCTATGCGACAAGATGTTAGCTTTGCACTAGCACTTGATGTCATTGAAATTTTTGGCGATCGCATTACTGTTGCTGATGAAACACATGGTTTCCGTTGGGTAGAAGAAAGAGGACTGGACGGATTTATTGATGGGACAGAAAACCCACAAGGTGAAGAAAAAATCACCCAAGTAGGTATTATCGACCAAGACCAAGTAGATGCTGGCGGAAGTTATGTATTAATCCAAAAATACCTACATGACCTCAAAAAATGGAATAATATTCCTATCCAAAACCAAGAAGCAAGCGTAGGACGTAGCAAAAAAGAGAATATCGAATTTGCCAAAGAAGTTCGTTTACCTAGCTCACACCTTGGTCGTGTCAATATTAAAGAAGACGGTAAAGGTTTAAAAATTGTTCGCCGAAGTCTCCCTTTTGGTACAGCCTCTGGTGAACATGGGCTACTCTTCTGCGCTTACTGCGCCCGTTTATACAATATTGAAGCACAATTACTCAATATGTTTGGTGAGACAGATGGCAAAGTAGATTTACTTCTCACCCACCTCTCGCAAGCCATTTCAGGTGCCTATTACTTTGCCCCTAGTCTTGAACGCTTACAGAACCTCTAA
- the mutS gene encoding DNA mismatch repair protein MutS — translation MSEQDNNPYAGHTPMMQQYLRLKAEVGHILLFYRMGDFYEMFFDDAVEAARLLNLTLTKRGTTNGEPIPMAGVPAHAMEQYLARLVALGKSVAIGEQIGDPATSKGPVERKIVRIVSPGTLTDDNLLPSRSDKLLLAVYKPIKGRHLKYGLAWLNLASGEFRVCETDDQNIESEIFRISPAEIITGDSYPFETTSTAAMSKTADWHFDFKDAQHQLCQFFQIDSLAAFGIEELPNAICAAGALLRYVQRTQNQSLTHIQHIVQDHSNEYIILDPVSRKNLEITETLSGESSPTLFSLLDHCQTPMGSRLLRKWLHHPLRDNKEVQQRHHYVQTFLSPIQLNAKTALDTVRQQLTIFPDIERISTRIALLSVKPRELASLRDALHFLPTLANYLTDNLNLSAEDPLITALYQQEAIYPLLSQTLMTEPATSVRDGGVIAQGFDEELDELRTLASDNGAFLMTLEAREKEATGIPSLRVEYNRVHGFYIEVTKTHIDKVPEHYRRRQTLKNTERYITPELKTWEDKVLSAQERSLSREKLLYDTLLQHLQQWVIPLQNLAKTLAHIDVYASLAHHAQVNEWVQPQLVETATIHIEQGRHPVVEHSIERFTPNSCFMDEHKRMLLITGPNMGGKSTYMRQVALIVLLARMGSFVPAQHAIIGTIDRIFTRIGAADDLAGGRSTFMMEMIEAANILTNSSSHSLVLMDEIGRGTSTYDGLALAWAIACRLLTHNKALTLFATHYFEITRLPTQLEGVYNVHLAATETSTGIAFLHEVQEGPASRSYGIQVAQKAGIPMAVIRQAKKELERLEKGADISPQLDLFAQTHQQDQEENDNYQELQYIKQAINELDPDNMSPRDALDALYKLRNLFGNNT, via the coding sequence ATGTCTGAACAAGATAACAACCCTTACGCGGGTCATACGCCCATGATGCAACAGTACCTACGCCTTAAAGCAGAAGTGGGACATATTTTACTCTTTTATCGCATGGGTGATTTTTATGAAATGTTCTTTGATGATGCGGTAGAAGCAGCACGATTGTTAAATCTAACCCTCACAAAACGAGGAACAACAAACGGCGAACCTATTCCGATGGCAGGAGTCCCTGCGCATGCAATGGAGCAATATTTAGCACGCTTAGTAGCATTGGGTAAATCTGTTGCCATTGGTGAGCAAATAGGTGATCCAGCCACAAGCAAAGGGCCTGTTGAGCGTAAAATTGTACGTATTGTCTCTCCCGGCACGCTGACCGATGATAATCTGCTCCCCTCCCGTTCAGATAAATTACTATTAGCCGTTTATAAACCTATCAAGGGGCGGCATCTAAAATATGGATTAGCATGGTTAAATTTAGCCAGTGGTGAATTTAGGGTATGTGAAACCGATGATCAGAATATTGAATCAGAGATATTCCGTATTTCTCCTGCCGAAATTATTACAGGTGACTCTTATCCATTTGAAACCACCTCAACGGCAGCCATGAGTAAAACAGCAGACTGGCATTTTGATTTTAAAGATGCTCAACATCAACTCTGTCAGTTTTTCCAGATAGACTCATTAGCCGCTTTTGGTATTGAAGAACTCCCTAATGCTATTTGTGCGGCTGGTGCTTTATTACGCTATGTACAACGCACCCAAAATCAGTCACTTACCCATATTCAACACATTGTCCAAGATCATAGTAATGAATATATTATTTTAGATCCCGTTAGCCGTAAGAATTTAGAAATTACCGAAACATTAAGCGGTGAAAGCTCCCCTACTTTATTTTCACTCTTAGACCATTGCCAAACACCAATGGGAAGCCGTTTGCTAAGAAAATGGCTTCATCACCCTTTACGCGATAATAAAGAAGTCCAGCAGCGCCACCATTATGTACAAACTTTTTTAAGTCCAATACAGCTCAATGCTAAAACAGCTTTAGATACTGTCCGACAACAACTCACTATCTTTCCTGATATTGAAAGGATTAGTACACGCATTGCCCTACTCTCTGTCAAACCGCGTGAATTAGCTAGCTTACGTGATGCACTTCATTTTTTGCCAACTTTAGCAAATTATCTAACGGATAACCTCAATCTTTCAGCAGAAGACCCTTTAATTACGGCACTGTATCAACAAGAAGCTATTTATCCACTACTCTCCCAAACCTTAATGACAGAGCCTGCAACTAGCGTAAGAGATGGTGGAGTCATTGCACAAGGCTTTGATGAAGAACTGGACGAATTACGAACACTTGCTTCTGATAATGGTGCTTTTTTAATGACACTAGAAGCCCGAGAAAAAGAAGCAACAGGGATTCCAAGTTTACGTGTGGAATATAATCGTGTACATGGTTTCTACATTGAAGTGACCAAAACACATATTGATAAAGTCCCTGAGCATTACCGCCGCCGCCAAACCCTTAAAAATACCGAACGGTATATTACCCCAGAGCTTAAAACATGGGAAGATAAGGTTTTATCCGCACAAGAACGCTCACTTTCTCGAGAAAAACTACTTTACGATACCCTTTTACAGCACTTGCAACAATGGGTTATCCCCCTACAAAATCTCGCCAAAACACTGGCTCATATTGATGTTTATGCTAGCCTAGCACACCATGCACAAGTCAATGAATGGGTACAACCCCAATTAGTGGAAACTGCTACTATCCATATCGAACAGGGACGACACCCTGTTGTTGAACATAGTATCGAACGGTTTACCCCTAATAGTTGCTTCATGGACGAACATAAACGTATGCTACTTATTACAGGGCCTAATATGGGTGGTAAATCAACCTATATGCGTCAAGTCGCACTGATTGTCTTACTCGCAAGAATGGGTAGCTTTGTTCCTGCACAACACGCTATTATTGGAACAATTGACCGTATTTTTACCCGCATTGGTGCGGCTGACGATTTAGCAGGAGGTCGTTCTACCTTTATGATGGAAATGATTGAAGCAGCTAATATTCTGACTAATAGCTCTTCTCATAGCCTAGTCCTTATGGATGAGATTGGACGAGGTACATCTACCTATGATGGACTTGCCTTAGCATGGGCAATTGCTTGCCGTTTACTCACCCATAATAAAGCATTAACACTTTTTGCTACCCATTATTTTGAAATTACTCGCCTACCAACTCAATTAGAGGGGGTCTATAACGTCCATTTAGCCGCTACTGAAACCAGTACAGGGATAGCTTTTCTACATGAAGTACAAGAAGGCCCTGCTAGCCGTAGTTATGGTATCCAAGTCGCCCAAAAGGCTGGTATCCCTATGGCAGTTATTCGACAGGCGAAAAAAGAGTTAGAACGCTTAGAAAAAGGGGCAGATATTTCACCTCAATTAGACTTATTTGCCCAAACCCATCAACAAGACCAAGAAGAAAACGATAACTATCAAGAACTACAATATATTAAGCAGGCAATCAATGAACTTGACCCTGATAATATGAGTCCCAGAGATGCACTTGATGCCTTATACAAATTACGTAATCTTTTTGGAAACAATACATAA
- a CDS encoding JmjC domain-containing protein: protein MSISLQQPIDLLGQISPEKFMKEYWQRKPLLIRQAIKNFTLPISIADLKNLAKREDVESRFITRYEGEWKLKKGPIARTPSMKQNDWTLLVQSVDLHHDTVSEMAQQFRFIPDARFDDVMISLAAKGGGVGPHFDTYDVFLLQGHGQRRWRISQQKDQTLIPGLPCRILENFQVEQEWVLEPGDMLYLPPHCAHDGIAETPDCVTISFGFRTLSMANMVRGILETAADQVSINSGLGSGVYSEPAIKGFNINGYYHDKGAPATSHPAELPEQMITKALQAAQKVQLNEALATRFLGCWLTEPNLLSQFEFAEEEINIEDLPENTLIKTDRKTRLLYRQKQLFINGEAVSIPLNPLLKKLADNRVITAGEATKKSDEATFELLHRWIDDGWLVIAS, encoded by the coding sequence ATGAGTATTTCTTTACAACAACCCATTGATTTATTAGGTCAGATCAGTCCCGAAAAGTTTATGAAAGAGTATTGGCAGCGTAAGCCACTCTTAATTCGTCAAGCGATTAAAAACTTTACCTTACCAATTTCTATTGCTGATTTAAAAAATCTTGCTAAACGAGAAGATGTTGAGTCCCGTTTTATCACCCGTTATGAGGGCGAATGGAAACTTAAAAAAGGGCCTATTGCTCGAACACCTAGTATGAAACAAAACGATTGGACATTATTAGTACAAAGCGTTGATCTTCACCATGATACCGTATCTGAAATGGCACAACAATTTCGCTTTATCCCTGATGCCCGATTTGATGATGTGATGATTAGTCTTGCAGCAAAAGGTGGTGGTGTAGGGCCTCATTTTGACACCTATGATGTCTTTCTTTTACAAGGTCATGGTCAGCGCCGTTGGCGGATTAGTCAGCAAAAAGACCAAACCCTTATTCCGGGGCTTCCTTGCCGTATCCTAGAAAATTTCCAAGTTGAGCAAGAGTGGGTGCTTGAACCAGGTGATATGCTCTATCTACCGCCACACTGTGCGCATGACGGGATTGCCGAAACACCTGATTGTGTGACAATTTCGTTTGGATTTAGAACTTTATCAATGGCTAATATGGTAAGAGGTATTTTGGAAACCGCTGCCGATCAAGTCAGCATTAACTCTGGTTTAGGCAGTGGTGTATATTCTGAACCTGCCATTAAGGGATTTAACATCAATGGTTACTATCATGATAAAGGAGCGCCTGCTACTAGCCACCCAGCAGAACTTCCCGAACAAATGATCACCAAAGCGCTTCAAGCCGCACAAAAAGTACAACTCAATGAAGCACTTGCAACACGCTTTCTAGGTTGCTGGTTAACCGAGCCTAATCTACTCAGCCAATTTGAATTTGCGGAAGAAGAAATCAATATTGAAGACTTACCAGAGAACACACTGATTAAAACCGATCGCAAAACTCGCCTACTCTACCGTCAGAAGCAATTATTTATTAATGGTGAGGCGGTTTCTATCCCTTTAAATCCACTTCTTAAAAAACTTGCTGATAACCGTGTTATTACAGCAGGAGAAGCAACGAAAAAAAGCGATGAAGCCACCTTTGAATTACTACACCGTTGGATTGATGATGGTTGGTTAGTAATTGCCTCATAG
- a CDS encoding KilA-N domain-containing protein — MVNDVIVVQEAKIRVIEKNGEDYINLTDMLKAKDGEFFISDWLRNRNTLEYIGIWEEINNPNFNYGEFAIIKNQSGLNRFKISVKEFVAQTNAIGLQAKAGRYGGTYAHKDIALEFAMWISPEFKLYLIKEFQRLKQKEAKENKVEWDVKRILSKANYRIHTDAIKDHLIPKLLNIKQHQFIPVFVIGSP, encoded by the coding sequence ATGGTAAATGATGTGATAGTTGTACAAGAGGCAAAAATACGGGTAATAGAAAAAAATGGTGAGGATTATATCAATCTTACTGATATGCTTAAAGCAAAAGATGGTGAATTCTTTATTAGTGATTGGTTAAGAAATCGTAATACACTTGAATATATCGGTATTTGGGAAGAAATTAATAATCCTAATTTTAATTATGGCGAATTCGCCATAATTAAAAATCAATCAGGATTAAATCGTTTTAAAATTAGTGTTAAAGAGTTTGTTGCTCAAACAAATGCCATTGGCTTACAAGCAAAAGCTGGGCGTTATGGTGGTACTTATGCTCATAAAGATATTGCATTAGAATTTGCAATGTGGATAAGCCCTGAGTTTAAACTTTATCTTATTAAAGAATTCCAACGCTTAAAACAAAAAGAAGCTAAAGAGAATAAGGTAGAATGGGATGTCAAACGTATTCTTAGTAAAGCTAACTACCGCATACATACTGATGCTATTAAAGATCATCTTATCCCTAAATTATTAAATATAAAACAACATCAATTTATTCCTGTCTTCGTCATTGGGTCACCCTAA
- a CDS encoding DNA-3-methyladenine glycosylase I, whose product MSYCDFANALPDDTDNPNKHYHDHLYGFPVENDNALFGRLLLEINQAGLSWTTILKKEKAFFHAYAEYDIKKVANFSQEDINRLLNDTGIIRNRLKIQAAIFNAQQILLLQKEFGSFKAWLDTHHPLQLPEWVKLFKKHFKFVGGEIVNEFLMSTGYLEGAHTPDCPQYQKVINCSPPWLNQDSV is encoded by the coding sequence ATGAGCTATTGTGATTTTGCCAATGCCCTACCTGATGATACCGACAATCCTAATAAACACTATCATGACCATCTATACGGTTTTCCAGTAGAAAATGATAATGCTCTATTTGGACGTTTATTATTAGAAATTAATCAAGCTGGGTTAAGCTGGACAACTATTCTCAAAAAAGAAAAAGCATTTTTCCACGCTTATGCTGAATATGATATAAAAAAAGTAGCTAATTTTTCTCAAGAAGATATTAATCGTTTATTAAATGATACTGGGATTATCCGTAATCGGTTAAAAATTCAGGCTGCTATTTTTAATGCTCAACAAATTCTTCTTTTACAAAAAGAATTTGGCTCATTTAAAGCATGGTTAGATACTCATCATCCTCTACAGCTACCAGAATGGGTGAAATTATTTAAAAAACATTTCAAATTTGTAGGAGGTGAAATTGTGAATGAGTTTTTGATGAGTACAGGCTATTTAGAAGGCGCTCATACACCTGATTGTCCTCAATATCAAAAAGTTATCAACTGCTCACCACCCTGGTTAAACCAAGATAGTGTATAA
- the murB gene encoding UDP-N-acetylmuramate dehydrogenase, giving the protein MYSLTALNTFGLSSYTDYFFDLTEENQLPSLLALISQHTQYFILGGGSNVVLNQHLKTLVIHNRLKGIYKEDENDDSTLIKAASGEIWHDFVGYCIQQGWYGLENLAFIPGTVGASPVQNIGAYGKEAKDYIHCVEAINLHTGNIQHFSKEDCCFAYRDSIFKQSAQHYLILSVTFKFSKKWQPMLNYADLSRYEGLNEQSSAKEIFDAVIAIRQAKLPNPKQMGNAGSFFKNPIVSAEKYQTLIHQFPQLIAYPQTDGSFKLAAGWLIDQCGWKGKSLGKVGVHDRQALVLVNYGGATADDIKTLAKTIQQDVYTKYDVHLEPEPIFVE; this is encoded by the coding sequence ATGTATTCTCTTACGGCTTTAAATACCTTTGGGCTTTCTTCTTATACGGATTATTTCTTTGATTTAACAGAAGAAAACCAATTACCTTCCTTGTTAGCACTTATTTCACAACACACTCAATATTTCATTTTGGGTGGAGGAAGTAATGTTGTATTAAATCAACATTTAAAGACATTAGTTATCCATAATCGGCTAAAAGGTATCTATAAAGAAGATGAAAATGATGATAGCACCCTAATTAAAGCTGCTTCAGGTGAAATTTGGCATGATTTTGTGGGCTATTGTATTCAGCAGGGTTGGTATGGACTAGAAAATCTTGCTTTTATTCCCGGTACAGTAGGCGCAAGTCCTGTACAAAATATTGGTGCTTATGGTAAAGAAGCCAAAGACTATATCCACTGTGTAGAAGCGATCAATCTACACACAGGAAATATTCAACATTTCTCCAAAGAAGACTGTTGTTTTGCCTATCGCGATAGTATTTTTAAGCAATCAGCTCAACATTATCTTATTTTAAGTGTTACCTTTAAATTTTCTAAAAAATGGCAACCTATGCTTAATTATGCAGATTTGTCTCGTTATGAAGGGTTAAATGAACAAAGCTCTGCTAAAGAGATATTTGATGCAGTGATTGCTATTCGTCAAGCAAAATTACCCAATCCCAAACAAATGGGGAATGCAGGTAGTTTTTTTAAAAATCCTATTGTATCGGCAGAAAAATATCAGACTTTAATACATCAATTTCCTCAATTGATTGCCTACCCACAAACGGACGGTTCTTTCAAATTAGCAGCAGGTTGGTTAATCGATCAATGCGGCTGGAAAGGCAAATCATTAGGTAAAGTAGGTGTGCATGATCGCCAAGCCCTTGTACTTGTTAATTACGGTGGTGCAACAGCTGATGATATAAAAACACTTGCCAAAACTATTCAGCAAGATGTCTATACAAAATATGATGTGCATCTTGAGCCTGAACCTATTTTTGTAGAGTAG
- a CDS encoding helix-turn-helix transcriptional regulator encodes MSTKHEKLAFRLVCILERLNLGQRLNVQELADEFKTDKRTIQRDLNERLGFLDWHEKGTYYSLNKMRLGHLDKKDIEQFARFCSIQDLLPEIDRKFYQQQLIQSVQVKGLAYEDIKHKLDDFNLINQAIETRHLIEFNYRKVGQKEGKYYTLEPYILLNRNGIWYVIGIDREENKQKTFCFTQMVAISCLAITFEHNPELLKNIQANDSIYHGNQLSEILIKINANVAPYFLRRDLLPNQEIVDEMESGELLLKCRHVNEMEIVPIVQYWIPHATIVSPVELQQKMEQKLREYLNR; translated from the coding sequence ATGAGTACTAAACATGAGAAACTTGCGTTCCGTTTGGTTTGCATTTTAGAGCGTCTTAATTTAGGGCAGCGTTTGAATGTACAAGAATTGGCAGATGAATTTAAAACAGATAAACGTACCATACAGCGAGACTTAAATGAACGGTTAGGTTTTTTGGATTGGCATGAAAAAGGGACATATTATTCACTTAATAAAATGCGATTAGGTCATTTAGATAAGAAAGATATAGAACAATTTGCTCGGTTTTGTAGTATTCAAGATTTATTACCTGAAATTGACCGTAAGTTTTATCAACAGCAACTCATACAGAGTGTACAAGTCAAGGGGCTTGCGTATGAAGATATTAAACATAAGTTGGATGATTTTAATCTGATTAACCAAGCGATAGAAACACGACATCTTATTGAATTTAATTATCGTAAGGTAGGGCAAAAAGAAGGGAAGTATTACACTCTAGAACCGTATATCTTGTTAAACCGTAATGGTATTTGGTATGTTATTGGTATTGATCGTGAAGAAAATAAACAAAAAACATTTTGTTTTACCCAAATGGTAGCGATTTCATGCCTAGCTATAACGTTTGAACATAATCCAGAGTTGCTAAAAAACATACAGGCAAATGATAGTATTTATCATGGTAATCAATTGTCAGAAATTCTGATTAAAATTAATGCGAATGTTGCCCCTTATTTTTTAAGACGTGATTTGTTACCTAACCAAGAAATAGTAGATGAAATGGAAAGTGGAGAGTTATTACTTAAATGCCGTCATGTCAATGAGATGGAAATTGTACCAATTGTACAATATTGGATTCCTCACGCAACGATTGTATCCCCAGTTGAGTTGCAGCAAAAAATGGAGCAAAAATTACGAGAATATCTGAATCGCTAA
- a CDS encoding type II toxin-antitoxin system Phd/YefM family antitoxin, whose protein sequence is MQVINIHDAKTHLSRLVAAATEGESFVIAKSGKPLVKVVPYTEKKKPINRIGFMPLIAIPDNFDELFEEDIHQLFEGKEK, encoded by the coding sequence ATGCAAGTAATTAATATTCATGATGCTAAAACACATCTTTCTCGATTGGTGGCAGCGGCTACAGAAGGAGAGTCATTTGTTATTGCAAAATCAGGCAAACCTTTAGTTAAAGTCGTTCCTTATACTGAAAAAAAGAAACCTATAAACCGCATTGGTTTTATGCCTTTAATAGCCATTCCTGATAATTTTGATGAACTGTTTGAGGAGGATATTCATCAACTATTTGAGGGAAAAGAGAAATGA
- a CDS encoding type II toxin-antitoxin system VapC family toxin, which yields MKYLLDTHILLWAATNSPKLSQVARDIINDDTNDLYFSAVSIWEIAIKTSLGKPEFNVNSALLRRLLLDNGYHELIINSHHATATETLLDIHKDPFDRMLIAQSQTEGITLLSADEKVIAYGHTVMRV from the coding sequence ATGAAATATTTATTAGATACCCATATTCTTTTATGGGCAGCAACAAATAGTCCAAAACTAAGTCAAGTTGCTCGAGATATTATTAATGATGATACCAATGACCTTTATTTTAGTGCGGTGAGTATTTGGGAAATTGCTATTAAAACAAGCCTAGGTAAACCAGAGTTTAATGTGAATTCAGCATTACTACGTCGATTATTACTCGATAATGGATATCATGAATTAATAATCAATAGTCATCATGCGACAGCAACAGAAACTTTATTGGATATTCATAAAGATCCATTCGATCGTATGCTAATCGCACAATCACAAACTGAAGGGATTACGTTATTGAGTGCTGATGAGAAAGTGATTGCTTATGGACATACAGTAATGCGTGTTTAG
- a CDS encoding LysE family translocator — translation MFDDTLLITYILSIVLFLGTPGPVTVLVVSASIKDGFGAGLRTVIGTNTASLILILLSFAIMRGVFSINEQALTWLAFVGAFYLLYFSIGVIKDKVNLQETIKENENKVTKKHFRDGFLIGISNPKDILFFIAFFPTFLDIYTANQTISMIVLVVVWVVMDYAILLGYSFFFSKINNERMVNIISKSSGIILLLVALYAIYKMGHELFF, via the coding sequence ATGTTTGATGATACTTTACTAATAACCTATATTTTATCTATTGTATTGTTTTTGGGAACACCGGGTCCAGTGACTGTGCTGGTGGTAAGTGCTAGTATCAAAGATGGTTTTGGGGCAGGGCTGCGGACAGTTATAGGGACAAATACAGCTTCTTTAATATTAATCTTATTATCCTTTGCAATTATGCGAGGGGTTTTCTCTATTAATGAACAAGCCTTAACATGGTTAGCCTTTGTAGGGGCTTTTTATCTATTATACTTTTCTATTGGTGTGATTAAAGATAAGGTTAATCTCCAAGAAACCATTAAAGAAAATGAAAATAAGGTAACAAAAAAGCATTTTAGAGATGGTTTTCTTATAGGTATCTCTAATCCTAAAGATATTTTATTTTTTATTGCTTTTTTCCCAACCTTTTTAGATATTTATACGGCTAATCAGACGATATCCATGATAGTTCTTGTTGTCGTTTGGGTAGTTATGGATTATGCCATTCTTTTGGGATATTCTTTTTTCTTCTCAAAAATTAATAATGAAAGAATGGTAAATATAATCAGTAAATCATCAGGGATAATACTATTACTGGTTGCTTTGTATGCCATTTATAAGATGGGGCATGAGCTGTTCTTTTGA
- a CDS encoding mechanosensitive ion channel family protein yields MDWTVFWTKYSSLLIDFTINFVSALFVLMIGWFIANMLGKSIRVMASRSSKIDPTAIPMFVAIVVWVIRVLVILVVLSQFGIKTTSLIAALGAAGVAIGLALQGTLQNIATGIMLIALRPIRAGDSVTISGITGNVAEIGLFLTTIIQNDGITVTMPNSTVWGSTITNFSRNATRRLDVLVPVSYGDDLNKAIAVLEQMVMEHASVNKTPEPSVYVSEYRDSVVVITVRVWTQSNLYSSLQADLMKQARLCLESHQFRLPLPQQIAKSEAK; encoded by the coding sequence ATGGATTGGACTGTTTTTTGGACAAAGTATTCCTCATTATTAATAGATTTTACGATTAATTTTGTTTCAGCTCTATTTGTGCTAATGATAGGATGGTTTATTGCCAATATGTTGGGTAAATCTATCCGTGTGATGGCATCACGCTCTTCAAAAATTGATCCTACCGCTATTCCCATGTTTGTGGCTATTGTGGTGTGGGTTATTCGTGTCTTAGTGATTCTGGTTGTATTAAGTCAATTTGGTATTAAAACGACTTCCTTAATTGCAGCATTAGGTGCGGCAGGTGTAGCAATTGGTTTGGCATTACAAGGAACACTACAAAATATAGCGACAGGCATTATGCTTATTGCCCTACGCCCTATCCGAGCAGGTGATAGCGTAACGATTAGTGGTATAACGGGTAATGTAGCGGAGATTGGTTTATTTTTGACAACGATTATTCAAAATGATGGCATAACAGTGACTATGCCGAATAGTACAGTATGGGGAAGTACGATTACGAATTTTAGTCGTAATGCAACACGTCGTTTGGATGTTCTTGTTCCCGTGAGTTATGGTGATGATTTGAATAAGGCGATTGCGGTATTAGAGCAAATGGTTATGGAACACGCTTCTGTGAATAAAACACCAGAACCGAGTGTGTATGTGAGTGAGTATCGAGATTCTGTCGTTGTAATTACGGTGCGTGTATGGACACAAAGTAATCTATATTCAAGCTTACAGGCGGATTTAATGAAACAAGCTCGATTATGCTTAGAATCACATCAATTCCGCCTACCACTTCCTCAGCAGATAGCAAAGTCTGAGGCTAAATAA
- a CDS encoding methylated-DNA--[protein]-cysteine S-methyltransferase, which produces MSLYGSYISTPLGEMLAVSHDKGICLLNFTDNPLLNREIQIIEQYLKTSIQYCNHSHLLHLQQELQDYFNGQLQQFTTPLLFVGTPFQQQVWQALLQVPYGQTTYYQALAESLQNPKAIRAVAMGNARNHILILIPCHRVIGKNGHLVGYSAGIGKKEALLTLEKYHHSF; this is translated from the coding sequence ATGAGTTTATATGGCAGTTATATATCAACTCCTCTAGGAGAGATGTTAGCCGTCTCTCACGATAAGGGAATTTGTTTATTAAACTTTACAGATAATCCTTTACTCAACAGAGAAATACAAATAATAGAACAATATTTAAAAACCTCTATTCAGTACTGTAACCACTCCCACCTCTTACATTTACAACAAGAGCTACAAGATTATTTTAACGGGCAGTTGCAACAGTTTACTACCCCTCTTTTATTTGTAGGGACACCTTTTCAACAGCAAGTATGGCAAGCTCTTTTACAAGTACCTTATGGGCAAACCACTTACTATCAAGCACTGGCTGAATCCCTACAAAATCCTAAAGCCATTCGAGCAGTCGCTATGGGAAATGCACGCAACCATATTCTGATCTTAATCCCCTGCCATCGTGTTATTGGGAAGAATGGTCATCTTGTAGGGTATAGTGCTGGGATAGGTAAAAAAGAGGCGCTACTCACACTAGAAAAGTATCATCATTCTTTCTAA